Proteins encoded within one genomic window of Triticum aestivum cultivar Chinese Spring chromosome 2D, IWGSC CS RefSeq v2.1, whole genome shotgun sequence:
- the LOC123054393 gene encoding E3 ubiquitin-protein ligase RLIM, protein MDEHMGRRTVGGLLFTKGGSILLFREDSSRRKAGACCSRNGCNGTRHSADKGRPMHSHREAASAAAKEAAPTPRRSQPIRKSPQGSSNPAEPCSETDNGTGEAAAPGAGRDLLARLKDRVNASRKRSLAREMSSPSSSSGGFSASSSGGGATRSSAVSKPTRRAVSRIRKADEGENAGGGRRAPRRDTGGGDARGNSGDPVMVGQRAAREQAPTEGFISGFLARYRGSLQGGSSLQDGTEDSSGYWRFDVEGSEEMENYFMLSDRHRAMRMDIDGMSYEELLALGDRIGTVNTGLSEDALYKCLKRSLYTPTAPETHQDCDRKCSICQEEYSGGEEVGNMACKHYYHITCIQHWLRQKNWCPICKSVAAKTV, encoded by the exons ATGGACGAACACATGGGGCGACGGACGGTCGGCGGCCTCCTCTTCACCAAGGGGGGCTCCATCCTTCTCTTCAGGGAGGACAGCTCCCGCCGCAAGGCCGGCGCTTGCTGCTCGCGCAATGGCTGCAACGGCACCCGGCATTCGGCAGACAAAGGCCGGCCAATGCACAGCCACAGGGAAGCAGCATCCGCAGCAGCCAAGGAAGCAGCACCGACCCCCAGGAGATCACAGCCTATCAGGAAGTCTCCACAGGGAAGCAGCAATCCAGCAGAGCCCTGTAGCGAAACCGACAACGGGACAGGAGAGGCGGCGGCTCCCGGTGCCGGGCGTGACCTGCTGGCACGCCTCAAGGACAGGGTGAACGCGTCGAGGAAGCGGTCGCTGGCCAGGGAGATGAGCAGCCCGTCGTCATCGTCCGGTGGATTCAGTGCCAGTTCTTCTGGCGGTGGCGCCACCCGGTCATCAGCGGTGTCGAAGCCCACGCGCCGTGCTGTGTCCCGGATAAGGAAGGCAGACGAAGGCGAAAACGCAGGAGGTGGTCGCAGGGCGCCTAGGAGGGACACCGGTGGCGGCGATGCCAGGGGGAATTCAGGTGACCCAGTGATGGTTGGGCAGAGGGCAGCAAGGGAGCAGGCGCCTACCGAAGGGTTCATCTCTGGGTTCCTGGCCAGGTACAGGGGTAGTCTCCAGGGAGGGTCGTCTCTTCAGGACGGCACCGAGGACTCCAGCGGGTACTGGCGCTTCGACGTCGAGGGCAGCGAAGAG ATGGAGAATTACTTCATGCTCAGCGACCGGCACCGGGCGATGAGGATGGACATCGACGGCATGTCCTACGAG GAATTGCTGGCGTTGGGTGACCGGATCGGCACGGTGAACACGGGGCTTTCCGAGGACGCGTTGTACAAGTGCCTGAAACGAAGCTTGTACACGCCCACAGCCCCAGAGACCCACCAAGACTGCGACAGAAAATGCAGCATATGCCAG GAGGAGTACTCTGGTGGTGAGGAGGTGGGGAACATGGCGTGTAAGCACTACTACCACATCACCTGCATACAGCACTGGCTCCGGCAGAAGAACTGGTGCCCCATCTGCAAATCCGTCGCCGCCAAGACCgtctag